A single Lolium perenne isolate Kyuss_39 chromosome 6, Kyuss_2.0, whole genome shotgun sequence DNA region contains:
- the LOC127306429 gene encoding pyrophosphate--fructose 6-phosphate 1-phosphotransferase subunit alpha — translation MDSDYGVPRELSEVQKKRTLYQPDLPPCLQGTTVRVEYGDVAIAADPAGAHVISHAFPHTYGQPLAHFLRKAANVADAKVISEHPAVRVGIVFCGRQSPGGHNVIWGLHDAIKAHNPNSKLIGFLGGSDGLLAQKTLEITDEVLSSYKNQGGYDMLGRTKDQIRTTEQVNGAMASCQALKLDALIIIGGVTSNTDAAQLAETFAEAKCATKVVGVPVTLNGDLKNQFVETTVGFDTICKVNSQLISNMCTDALSAEKYYYFIRMMGRKASHVALECALQSHPNMVILGEEVAASKLTIFDITKQICDAVQARAEKDKNHGVILIPEGLVESIPELYALLQEINGLHGKGVSIENISSQLSPWASALFEFLPQFIRQQLLLRPESDDSAQLSQIETEKLLAQLVETEMNKRLKEGTYKGKKFNAICHFFGYQARGAMPSKFDCDYAYVLGHVSYHILAAGLNGYMATVTNLKSPLNKWRCGAAPISSMMTVKRWSRGPSTTQIGKPAVHMASVDLRGKAYELLRQNSSSCLLEDIYRNPGPLQFEGPGSDSKPISLCVEDQDYMGRIKKLQEYLEKVKSIVKPGCSQDVLKAALSAMSSVTDTLAIMTSSSTGQAPL, via the exons ATGGATTCCGACTACGGCGTGCCGCGCGAGCTCTCGGAGGTGCAGAAGAAGCGGACCCTCTACCAGCCCGACCTGCCTCCCTGCCTCCAG GGCACTACTGTGAGGGTGGAGTATGGTGATGTGGCGATTGCTGCTGACCCTGCCGGTGCTCATGTGATCAGCCACGCGTTCCCGCACACGTACGGGCAGCCACTGGCCCATTTCCTCAGGAAGGCGGCTAATGTCGCTGATGCTAAGGTCATATCAGAGCACCCTGCCGTCAG GGTTGGCATTGTATTCTGTGGAAGGCAGTCCCCAGGAGGCCACAATGTCATATGGGGACTCCATGATGCTATCAAAGCTCACAACCCGAATAGCAAACTTATTGGTTTCCTCG GAGGATCCGATGGTCTTCTTGCACAGAAAACTTTGGAGATCACAGATGAAGTTCTTTCTTCCTACAAAAACCAAGGTGGTTATGATATGCTTGGTAGGACCAAGGATCAAATCAGAACAACAGAGCAAGTCAATGGTGCAATGGCTAGTTGCCAGGCTTTGAAGTTGGATGCTCTGATAATAATTGGAG GTGTCACGTCAAATACAGATGCTGCTCAACTTGCTGAGACTTTTGCCGAGGCAAAGTGTGCAACAAAG GTTGTAGGTGTTCCTGTAACTTTGAATGGGGATCTCAAGAACCAATTTGTTGAGACAACTGTTGGTTTTGATACCATATGCAAG GTCAACTCACAACTTATAAGCAATATGTGCACCGATGCTCTATCTGCTGAGAAG TATTACTATTTCATCCGTATGATGGGACGGAAGGCTTCCCATGTGGCATTGGAGTGTGCTCTTCAATCGCATCCAAATATG GTTATCCTTGGTGAGGAGGTTGCTGCATCAAAACTCACAATTTTTGATATCACAAAGCAAATATGTGATGCAGTTCAGGCGAGAGCTGAAAAAG ACAAGAACCATGGTGTCATACTTATTCCTGAGGGCCTTGTGGAGAGTATTCCTGAATTATATGCTCTCCTTCAG GAAATTAATGGCCTTCACGGTAAAGGTGTTTCCATTGAGAATATCTCTTCTCAGCTTTCTCCTTGGGCATCAGCGCTATTTGAGTTTTTGCCCCAGTTTATTAGGCAGCAG CTGCTTCTCCGCCCTGAATCTGATGATTCAGCTCAACTTTCTCAG ATTGAAACTGAAAAGCTTCTAGCCCAATTGGTTGAAACCGAAATGAACAAACGTTTG AAGGAAGGCACCTACAAAGGAAAGAAGTTCAATGCAATCTGTCACTTTTTTGGCTACCAAGCTAGGGGTGCAATGCCTTCGAAGTTTGACTGCGATTATGCCTAT GTTCTGGGTCACGTGTCTTACCACATCTTGGCAGCTGGTTTGAACGGTTACATGGCTACTGTGACAAATCTTAAGAGTCCCCTGAACAAGTGGCGATGTGGTGCTGCTCCTATTTCG TCCATGATGACCGTGAAGCGATGGTCACGTGGCCCTTCAACCACACAAATCGGGAAGCCAGCTGTGCATATGGCTAGTGTTGACTTGAGAGGAAAAGCATATGA GCTGTTGAGGCAGAATTCATCCAGCTGCTTGTTGGAAGACATCTACAGAAACCCTGGACCACTCCAATTCGAAGGACCGGGTTCTGATTCCAAGCCTATTTCACTGTGCGTTGAGGATCAAGACTACATGGGTAGGATCAAGAAATTGCAGGAGTACTTGGAGAAG gtgaagagcatagtgaagcctGGGTGCTCACAGGATGTTCTCAAGGCGGCGCTGAGTGCCATGTCTTCTGTGACAGATACTCTGGCTATCAtgacttcttcttccactggcCAGGCCCCACTCTGA